The nucleotide window AGCGTGCGCTCGCCGGCCGACCTGCGCGGTAAATGCGTCGGCGTGCCCGAGTGGGCGCAGACCGCCGCCGTCTATTCACGCGGGTGGCTGGCCCACGAGCAGGGTGTCGCGCTGGAAGAAATCGAGTGGGTGCAAGGCGGCGTGAATCAGGCGGGCCGACGCGAAAAGGTGGATGTGCAACTTCCGGCCGGTGTGCGTTACCGGCCGTCGCCCGATCGATCGCTTACCGCCCTGCTGCTCGACGGCGAGATCGACGCCATCTTCAGTGCGCGACCACCCACGCCGCCTCTCGGACGGGAAGGCGAGGTCGTGCGTCTGTTCAAGGATTTTGCGGCGGAAGAACGTGCCTATTTCGACAAGACCGGCATCTTCCCGATCATGCATCTGATCGTGATGCGTCGTGATGTGTTTGCCGCCAATCGCTGGATCGCGGGCAACTTGCTGAAAGCCTTCACGCAGGCGAAGGACGCCAGCATCGCGCGGCTCGACGACATTACCTGCTCGCATTTCCCATTGCCGTGGATGAGCGAGCACGCGGCGTCAGCACGCGCCATGTTCGGTGCCGACCCTTGGCCCTACGGCATCGCCGCCAATCGCACCACCCTCGACGCCTTCCTGCGCTTTGCCTTCGAACAAGGCGTTTGCCATTGCCCGATGCAGGCTGACGACCTGTTCCCGCCCGAAACGCACGCGGCCGTCAGGGTCTGAGGCACGTCCTGCCATCCCCATTTCTGTAGCAATTTTTCGCTGAACACCATGACGCAAACCACCACCATGCCCTACACCCCCGCCGTCACCGAGCACGACGCGCAATCCATCGCGCAACTGTTGGAAGACCTCGCCTCGGCCAACCATATCCTCGCGCATCACGAAGTGCTCGACGGCTTCGGCCACGTAAGCGCGCGCGATCCGCGCAATTCGCAGCACTTCCTGATCGCGCAGTCGATGGCCCCGGAGTTGGTCACCCCAGACGACATCCTCACCCTCGACTTCGACTGCCAGCCGGTCGACGGCGACACCCGAAAGCGCTATCTGGAAACGTGGATTCACAGCGAGATTTACCGCGCGCGGCCCGATGTCATGTCGATCGTGCACAGCCATGCGCCGTCGGTGATTCCGTTTGCGGCGTCGAGCGTGCGCCTGCGCCCGGTGTATCACATGGCGGGTTTTCTCGGCAGCGGCTCGCCGGTGTTCGACATCCGCCATTGTTTCGGTTGCACCGACATGCTCGTGCGCAACAGCGATCAGGGTAAGGCGCTCGCCGACACGCTGGGTGACTTTGACGTTGCGCTGATGCGCGGCCACGGTTTCGTGACCACCGGCCCATCACTGCCCGCGTCGGTGTATCGCGCGATCTATACCTCGCTTAACGCCGACATGCAGTACAAGGCCGTCACGCTCGGCGGCGATGTGACCTATCTCGATGAAGAGGAAGGCAAGCGCTCGACGGCGACCAATCTCGGCGTGATGGAACGGCCGTGGACGTTGTGGAAACGTCAGGTCGCGGCGCTCAGAAAGGATTGAGACGTTCGGGAGTCGGCGGGAGGTGGCGCGAAATGACTGGACTCAGCGCTTGCCGTGACCGAGCGCTTCCATGGCGGCCTGCGTAATGATCGGCCGCCACTCGCGCTTCTGATCGGCGCGCACGGCCTGCAAGGCCGTTGCGCCCAGACCGGCGAATGCGCTGGTCACGCGCACGATACGTTCGAGATCGAGCTTCGTCAGATCGATGCCCAGCGCGTCGTACAGAATCATGCCGATTTCGATCAGCGCCGGATCGCCGTCCGGCGCGTTGTCGGAAATCCGGTTGGAAAACGCCGACACGCCCGGCCAGTCGTAGGTAAATTGCACGGCATCGTCGACCAGTGCCCGGTCGCGCTCGATGCCGACCGGAATCCCTTTCACCCGCTCGCGCAACTCGATCATGTGGTTGCGCACCACGCCGACCGCCGCTTCGTAGATCGCCAGTTTGCTCGGGAAGTGATGCAGCAGTCCGGCCTTGGAGTAATTGACGGCGTCCGCGATCTGCTGGAGCGACGTCTGCTCGAACCCGTGGCGGGCGAACAGACCGGCGGCGCGTTCAATGATATCGGCGTTGATTTCGGCTTTCGTCGGCTTGGGCATGCGATCAGGAACTCGGAAGCAATGGCAGGTGATAGACGGATTCTATAACTTCACAGGTCTCACCGATCAATCGCGCCACTGCGGCGTCAACACCCCTCCGGCTGCCGGCGCATCAGCAACACGCGCCCGCGCGGTTCGAAGTACGTGCCAAACCGCACCAGCCCGCTTTTTCTGAGATGGCACGTCATCTCGAAACTCATGACCATGCCGGGGTCGTCGTTCGGCAGCACATCGACGTCAATCGCACGAATACGTGGCTCATATTTGAGCAACGTCGCCTCCATTTGCGCCTGAAGCAGGCTCGCCGACGCAGGCAATGCGCGATAGATCTCGGAAAGATCGGGAAGACCATATTCCGGCAAGTGCTTGAGCGCCCCAGCGCGCGTATTGAGTACCCGCTGCACGTTTTGCTGCACGCTCATGAACTCCAACGTCCGGTCGTCGTAGGCATGTAGCGGCTCACCGCCAATATGTCCCAGCAGCATGTCGTAAAGCGATGGGCCAGCCGGCATATGTGTTCCCCTATCAGGCAGTTGTCATTCGGTGATCAGGCAGGTGGACGGTGTCTGTGACGCCGTACCCGCCGGCAAGGCATTTGGATCGACGGCTGCGGCGAAATCAATATCGAGCTGCCCGTCTTCCGATGCCGTCAACACGATGCTCGCGGGTTTGTCGCCGGCAGCCAGCCGGGTCAGCAACTCGTGCGACAGCGCCGGCAGGATGCGTTGATTGATGAAAGCATCGACGTTGCGCGCGCCCGACTCCCGCACCAGGCAGCGCTGCGCCATGAGGCCGGCGAGTGCGTCGTTCCAGGTGAGCTCGATACCATGCTGGCGCCGCAAACGTGCTGCCGTCTTGCCCAGCTTCATCGTCGCGATGCTGTGCAGTGCCGATACGTCCAGCGGGCGATAGATCAGCGTCTGGAAGCGCGCGAGCAACGCCGGCTGGAAGTGCGCGACCAGTTCGGGACGTACCGCTTCGAGCAGTGCCGCGTGGGCAATGTCGGGGGTGTCTGCGGTCACTGTGTCGATCGTGCTGCTGCCCAAATTCGAGGTCATCAGAATGACGCAGTGGCGGAAGTCGATTTCGCGTCCCTCGCCGTCGCGCATCATGCCGCGATCAAAGACCTGATAGAACATGTCGAGCACGTCGCGATGGGCTTTCTCGACCTCGTCGAGCAACACCACGCTATAGGGGCGTTGCCGGACCGCTTCGGTCAGCACCCCGCCTCGCCCGTACCCCACATAGCCCGGCGGCGCGCCCTTCAATTGCGACACCGTATGCGCTTCCTGATACTCGGACATGTTGATCGTTGTCAGCGCCGCCTCTCCCCCGAAGAGCAGATCGGCGAGCGCCAGTGCGGTCTCCGTCTTTCCGACACCGGACGGCCCCGCCAGCAGGAACACGCCCATGGGCGCACTCTCCGGCTTCAGCCCCGCCTTGGCGATACGAAGACTCTCGGCCAAGGCATTCAGCGCATCCTCCTGTGCGACAACGCGCTCGCTCAGCCCCGACTGCATCGCGAGCAAGCCGCGCAATTCGTCTTCGAGCAGATTGCCTGCGGGAACACCGGTCCACTCGGACACCACCCGCGCCACCGCTTGCGCATCCACATCGGCATAGATCAGCGGGTGCTTGCCCTGTGCATCGGCCAGTGCCTCGCGAGCGGCACGAAATGCCACGGCATCGCGTGTCTCGGGTGGTAAATCGCTTTGTTCACGCACGGCGCGAACCAGATCGCGTTCTCGCGCATAACGTGCCGCGAAGACCTCCGACGCCGCGTTGGCCGCGGCAACGCTCGCCGCCAGTTCCGCCAGACGTGTGACCCCGTCGTCGCCGCGAGAAGCCCCCTTGGCTACATCAGCCTCAAGGGCCGCCAGCTCGATCTTCAGCGCGTTGACGGTGGCGGCAGCGTGCTGCAATTCGGACGGTGGCGATTCGAGACCCACCCGCACGCGTGCAGCGGCAGTATCGATGAGATCGACCGCCTTGTCGGGCAACTGCCGCGACGGGATATATCGCCGCGAGAGGTTGACGGCAGCGACAATGGCCTCGTCGCGGATATGCACCTGGTGGTAGCTCGCATACCGCGCCTTGAGTCCACGCAGCATCAGGCAGGCGGCAGCATCGTCGGGCTCTTCCACTTTGATCATCTGGAAGCGGCGTTCAAGCGCAGCGTCGCGTTCGAAAAATTCCTTGTACTCCGCCCACGTCGTTGCGGCGATCGTGCGCAGTTCGCCGCGTGCGAGCGCGGGTTTGAGCAGATTGGCGGCATCGGCGCCGCCTGCCGCGTTACCCGCGCCAACGAGCGTGTGAGCCTCGTCGATAAACAGCAGCACTGGCACGTCGGATGCCTGCACCGCGTCGATCAGCGTTTTCAGGCGCTGCTCGAACTCCCCTTTCACACCCGCACCGGCTTGCAACAGACCGAGGTCGAGCGTCAGCACGCGTACGTTGCGGATGGCCTCCGGCACATCGCCCTGCACCACTCGCAGCGCAAGCCCTTCGACCAACGCCGTCTTGCCGACACCGGGTTCACCCACGAGAATCGGGTTGTTCTTGCGACGGCGGGCCAGCACGTCGACCATTTGTTGAATCTCACGGTCGCGGCCGAAAACGGGGTCGATTTCGCCCCCCATCGCCTTTTCCGTCAGGTCGATGGCATATCGCGCCAAGGCGTCGGCGCGTTGCGCGTTGTCTGCGGCCGGTGTCGACGGGAACCGTTTGCCTGCGCCAGCCGGCGCTGCCGGCTCGCCGTTCGTCTGCGACGGATGCGCCGCAGGCGAAAAGGCATCGCCCGCGTTTGCGCTCATTGCGTCATCTGCCCCCGCCAACGTGGAAAGATGCTCGCAGGTACGCGCGCCAAGCCGGGGCATGAATCGTGCAATCTGTGCGCTGCCAATGCTTAGCAATGGCCACGCGTCGCGCACGCGCAGCACATGCGGTGCGTCGACAACGGCTTGCAGCAGGTTGGCCGAGCGGATGGGCCATTGCGTGTCCTGCGAGCGCGAGTGCGTCCATGCATCTGCCAGCACGGCAGCAAGTTGAGGAGACAAAGCCGGTTTGCCCCGTAAATTGCGCGGCAGATGATCGATCGACGACACCAGCGCGTCCCAGATGGCATCGATACCGATGCCGTAATGCGCGAGGATGGCCGGAATATCGCCATCTCCCGCCTCCAGCAGCTTCAGCAGCCAGTGCTCGACGGTAATCTCGTCAGCGAGACGCATCCGGCAAAGACTGGCGGCGGCTTCGAGAGCGCTCGCACAGTGGGGATTGAGATGCTGGAGCAGGACGGTGGTATCGCGAGAGATCATGTCGGATGGGCAATATTGTCGTGGCGCAAAGGCCGCGGGAAACCTGCCGGTGCCGGGGTGTCACCGACAATCCCGGCGGCCGGCAGGTAGTCATCAACGCGCTACGTCAGGCGTTGCCTTAGGGCTTGACGCCCAATCAGGCAGCCTTGTCGCCGCGTTCGTTCCACGTGTCCTCATACTCGTGGTGGCCGTCGACAAACGTCCATTTGATCGCTTCGTAACGCAGTTCCACCGTTTCCATGTGATTGAATTTCTCAAACAACGGATCCTTGATGTTCTGCATCGTCGCCTTCACGCGCACGATCTTCACGTTGGTCATGACGATCGTGTGATAGATCTCTTCCTGACCGGCGCTGTTGACCGCGTACTCCTGAAGCGTGACCTCTTGCAGCGTCTTCCCCGAAGACATGGCCTTCTGGAGTTCCGTGCTTGAGCGGTCCTTCTCCTTGAGGAAGATAAACGGCTGGTGCACGCGCTTGCCTGTCAGCTTGCCGGTATTACCGTCGGTCGGCACAAAGATCTCGTGGTCGTATGAGATGACTTCCACTGAACCCTCACGCCCCTTGATGGTGACCGAGCCTTGAATCTTCTTGCCCGCGTTGTCCGTGAGGTACATATAACCCGGAATTGCCATGCTCTACTCCTAGATTGCTACTTCGACAGATACCCGGAGATCGCTCCCCGGGCGGTGATACCCCGAGACCAAAGGCCCCGGGAAAATGGAGGATCGATCGGGGCGCTCGACGTCGGGGATCAACGTAATCTCGACACGCCGGTTCTTCGCACGGCCGGCCTCGGTCCCGTTACTGGCGATCGGGCGGTGGGTGCCGTATCCCTGAATGGCGAACTGCGTCGCAGGAATGCCTGACGCTTCGACGAGCCAATTGCGCACCGCTTCCGCGCGGGCCGCGGAGAGCTTCAGATTGAACGCGGCATCACCCACGTCGTCGGTAAATCCGGCAATCAGAATCCGCTTGCCGGCATGCGCCTTGATCATCGCGAGCGCATCGACCATGCGCCGCGTCGAGCCCGGCTTCAACGTGGCCTTGCCGCTATCGAACATCGACAGGCTGTCGAGCGTGATCACCGACGGCGGCATCGGCGGCGGGACATAGGACGCAATCGCTTCGTTGAGCACCGGAATCAACGCCGCGCCCCGATACATACCGAACGACATGCGCAGGGGTGCCCCGAGTCGGGCATAGCGATCCAACC belongs to Pandoraea norimbergensis and includes:
- a CDS encoding substrate-binding domain-containing protein, which gives rise to MSKLTLSLAVNDYDHVRDLLTGRVTAEGIELVPSVLPVEEIFYRTTHFQEWDLSEMSLAKYASLRSQGDDRLIGLPVFPSRVFRLSSLYVRNDGSVRSPADLRGKCVGVPEWAQTAAVYSRGWLAHEQGVALEEIEWVQGGVNQAGRREKVDVQLPAGVRYRPSPDRSLTALLLDGEIDAIFSARPPTPPLGREGEVVRLFKDFAAEERAYFDKTGIFPIMHLIVMRRDVFAANRWIAGNLLKAFTQAKDASIARLDDITCSHFPLPWMSEHAASARAMFGADPWPYGIAANRTTLDAFLRFAFEQGVCHCPMQADDLFPPETHAAVRV
- a CDS encoding class II aldolase/adducin family protein, translated to MTQTTTMPYTPAVTEHDAQSIAQLLEDLASANHILAHHEVLDGFGHVSARDPRNSQHFLIAQSMAPELVTPDDILTLDFDCQPVDGDTRKRYLETWIHSEIYRARPDVMSIVHSHAPSVIPFAASSVRLRPVYHMAGFLGSGSPVFDIRHCFGCTDMLVRNSDQGKALADTLGDFDVALMRGHGFVTTGPSLPASVYRAIYTSLNADMQYKAVTLGGDVTYLDEEEGKRSTATNLGVMERPWTLWKRQVAALRKD
- a CDS encoding TetR/AcrR family transcriptional regulator, with product MPKPTKAEINADIIERAAGLFARHGFEQTSLQQIADAVNYSKAGLLHHFPSKLAIYEAAVGVVRNHMIELRERVKGIPVGIERDRALVDDAVQFTYDWPGVSAFSNRISDNAPDGDPALIEIGMILYDALGIDLTKLDLERIVRVTSAFAGLGATALQAVRADQKREWRPIITQAAMEALGHGKR
- the tssE gene encoding type VI secretion system baseplate subunit TssE, translating into MPAGPSLYDMLLGHIGGEPLHAYDDRTLEFMSVQQNVQRVLNTRAGALKHLPEYGLPDLSEIYRALPASASLLQAQMEATLLKYEPRIRAIDVDVLPNDDPGMVMSFEMTCHLRKSGLVRFGTYFEPRGRVLLMRRQPEGC
- the tssH gene encoding type VI secretion system ATPase TssH encodes the protein MISRDTTVLLQHLNPHCASALEAAASLCRMRLADEITVEHWLLKLLEAGDGDIPAILAHYGIGIDAIWDALVSSIDHLPRNLRGKPALSPQLAAVLADAWTHSRSQDTQWPIRSANLLQAVVDAPHVLRVRDAWPLLSIGSAQIARFMPRLGARTCEHLSTLAGADDAMSANAGDAFSPAAHPSQTNGEPAAPAGAGKRFPSTPAADNAQRADALARYAIDLTEKAMGGEIDPVFGRDREIQQMVDVLARRRKNNPILVGEPGVGKTALVEGLALRVVQGDVPEAIRNVRVLTLDLGLLQAGAGVKGEFEQRLKTLIDAVQASDVPVLLFIDEAHTLVGAGNAAGGADAANLLKPALARGELRTIAATTWAEYKEFFERDAALERRFQMIKVEEPDDAAACLMLRGLKARYASYHQVHIRDEAIVAAVNLSRRYIPSRQLPDKAVDLIDTAAARVRVGLESPPSELQHAAATVNALKIELAALEADVAKGASRGDDGVTRLAELAASVAAANAASEVFAARYARERDLVRAVREQSDLPPETRDAVAFRAAREALADAQGKHPLIYADVDAQAVARVVSEWTGVPAGNLLEDELRGLLAMQSGLSERVVAQEDALNALAESLRIAKAGLKPESAPMGVFLLAGPSGVGKTETALALADLLFGGEAALTTINMSEYQEAHTVSQLKGAPPGYVGYGRGGVLTEAVRQRPYSVVLLDEVEKAHRDVLDMFYQVFDRGMMRDGEGREIDFRHCVILMTSNLGSSTIDTVTADTPDIAHAALLEAVRPELVAHFQPALLARFQTLIYRPLDVSALHSIATMKLGKTAARLRRQHGIELTWNDALAGLMAQRCLVRESGARNVDAFINQRILPALSHELLTRLAAGDKPASIVLTASEDGQLDIDFAAAVDPNALPAGTASQTPSTCLITE
- the tssD gene encoding type VI secretion system tube protein TssD; this translates as MAIPGYMYLTDNAGKKIQGSVTIKGREGSVEVISYDHEIFVPTDGNTGKLTGKRVHQPFIFLKEKDRSSTELQKAMSSGKTLQEVTLQEYAVNSAGQEEIYHTIVMTNVKIVRVKATMQNIKDPLFEKFNHMETVELRYEAIKWTFVDGHHEYEDTWNERGDKAA